A genomic stretch from Harpia harpyja isolate bHarHar1 unplaced genomic scaffold, bHarHar1 primary haplotype scaffold_79, whole genome shotgun sequence includes:
- the LOC128138640 gene encoding rab-like protein 6 has translation MAGRSCPSAGESPAPMDGATDLHLEEQSGPAGGADKDHQAEALLHAAPASLLDVLKEAGGDAVVESETAEAPVALAPSTPGTTVDSLGCTEGLKSLSEERRFAGSPQEKENRKKRKRNKAWAEEKECQREKKRRKRERDGDLKEAGRSSRSRSPGAVSLLLAEAL, from the exons ATGGCTGGCCGCTCCTGTCCATCAGCCGGGGAGTCGCCAGCACCCATGGACGGAGCCACAG ACCTGCATTTGGAAGAGCAAAGTGGCCCTGCAGGCGGAGCAGACAAGGACCACCAGGCAGAAGCCTTGCTGCACGCAGCACCCGCCTCTCTGCTGGACGTCCTCAAAGAAGCTGGGGGAGACGCGGTGGTGGAGTCCGAAACGGCAGAG GCACCCGTTGCTTTGGCTCCAAGCACCCCAGGGACCACAGTAGACTCCCTGGGATGCACAGAAGGACTAAAGAGCctttcagaggaaagaag GTTTGCAGGCTCCccccaggaaaaggaaaaccgaaagaaaagaaagagaaacaaggcctgggcagaggagaaggaatgCCAacgagaaaagaaaagaaggaagagagaaagagatgggGACTTAAAAGAAGCAGGAAGGTCCAGCAGGTCAAGAAGCCCAG GTGCCGTTTCCCTGTTACTGGCTGAAGCCCTGTGA